In Hirundo rustica isolate bHirRus1 chromosome 2, bHirRus1.pri.v3, whole genome shotgun sequence, one genomic interval encodes:
- the LOC120765114 gene encoding cystatin-B-like codes for MLCGGASAARPATDETQRIAEQVKAQLEEKEGKTFDVFTAVEFKTQLVAGTNYFIKVHVGNEEFMHLRVFKSLPHENEQLSLHSYQGSKTKHDELAYF; via the exons ATGTTGTGCGGGGGTGCCTCGGCGGCCCGGCCCGCCACCGACGAGACGCAGCGGATCGCGGAGCAG GTAAAAGCTCAgctagaagaaaaagaagggaaaaccTTTGATGTCTTCACTGCAGTGGAGTTTAAAACTCAGTTGGTTGCTGGAACAAACTACTTCATCAAG GTGCACGTTGGGAACGAGGAGTTCATGCACCTGCGGGTATTCAAGAGCCTCCCCCACGAGAATGAGCAGCTGAGCCTCCACAGTTACCAGGGCAGCAAGACAAAGCACGATGAACTGGCTTATTTCTAG
- the LOC120765120 gene encoding cystatin-A-like: MEPGEPLVISEKSSATMMTGGLSDTEPATPEVQQLVNQVKSQFEKRANMNCRVFTAIEYRTQVVAGTMYYIKVQVSDAEYVHLKVFESLPHENQGPSLVNFQTGKTRDDPLTYF, from the exons AGCCACTCGTCATTTCAGAGAAGTCATCCGCCACCATGATGACTGGGGGCTTATCTGACACCGAGCCAGCTACTCCAGAAGTTCAGCAGCTTGTTAACCAG GTGAAGTCACAGTTTGAAAAACGGGCAAACATGAACTGTCGTGTCTTTACAGCCATAGAATATAGGACTCAAGTGGTTGCTGGGACAATGTACTATATTAAG GTCCAAGTTTCCGATGCTGAGTATGTCCACTTAAAGGTGTTTGAGAGTCTTCCTCACGAGAACCAAGGTCCCAGCCTTGTCAATTTTCAGACTGGCAAAACCAGAGATGATCCTCTGACCTACTTCTAA